The Prosthecobacter vanneervenii region TGACTTCGGTGAGGATGCGGCCACCGTTGACGATGTCGATGGGACGAACGCCGTCGGCCATGATGCGCTTCTCGCCATTGATGCCGAGGAGGCGATACATGGTCTTGGCCAGATCTTCCGGACCCACAGCGTCGCGGTCGGGCTCGCCACCGAGAGGATCGGAGGCACCGTGGATGTAGCCTTCTTTCACACCACCACCGGCGAGGGCGACGGAGAAGACGCGAGGCCAGTGGTCACGGCCGTTGGTTCCGTTCACCTTCGGCGTGCGGCCGAATTCGGAGCTGACCATGACGAGCGTGCGCTTGAGCATGCCGCGGTCGGAGAGGTCGGTGATGAGGCGGGCAAAGGCCTGGTCAAAATTGACAGCCTGGCCTTCGAAAGCGCTCTTGATGTTGGAGTGGTGGTCCCAGCTGCCGTAGTTCACGGAGACCATGCGGACGCCGGCTTCCACCAAGCGGCGGGCCAGCAGGAAGCGCTGACCGGCGGTGTTGCGGCCGTATTCGTCGCGCAGCTTGTCGGATTCCTTGGTGAGATCGAAGGCTTCGCGGGCTTTGGCGCTGCTGATCAGGCCGTAGGCGGACTGGTAGAAGCTGTCCATGGCGCTGATGGAGTCGGCTTTTTCGACGGCCTTGAAGTGCTCGTCCACGGCACCCAGGAGGTTGCGGCGGCGGTCAAAACGCTTTTCGTCCACGTCTTTCGGCGTGAGGAGGTCGCGGACGGTAAAGCCCTTGTCTGCGGGATCGCTGCCGAGAGCGAAGGGGCCGAAGGCGCTGCTCATGTAGCCGGTGCCCTGGTCAGGAGCGACCATGTTTGGCACCACGACGTAGGGAGGCAGGTTGTTGCGGCTGCCCTGCTCATGGGAGATGATGGAGCCGAAGCTGGGGAACTTGATGGCCGGGCTGGGGCGGTAGCCGGTGAACATGTTGTGGGTGCCACGCTCATGGGCGGCCTCACCGTGCGTCATGGAGCGGATGACGGTGAGCTTGTTCATGATCTTGGCGATGTTGGCAAACTTCTCTCCCACATACTCTCCGGGAATGGAGGTTTTGATGGGGGTGAAGGGGCCGCGGTAGTCCGGGGAGGCAAAGGGCTTGGGATCCCAGGACTCGTGCTGGGCCATGCCGCCCGGCAGATAGATGTGAATGATGGAGTCCGCGATGGGCTTGAATGTCTCCACTTCGGGCATCACCGACGCCGCCTGCAGACGCATCATATCAGGCAGGGTAAGGCCGAGGCCACCGACCATGCCGACGTAGAGGAAGTCACGACGGCTGACACCGGAACGCAGATCAAGGTGATTGCCCTGGCAGAAGGGGTGCATTTTCATAGGAGTGAGGGGTGTTGTTGCTGAGAATCGGGAGGAGTTACGGGCTCTGCCGGGTATTCTTGCATATTTTGCGAAAAATGGCACGAATCGTGTCGTCCCAAGCTTCAGGGGTTTACCCAGCCGTATTGGACGAACTGATGGATCCAGACCTGAAAGTCCACCGGCGCGTCCGAAGGAAACTTGAGCAGCAAAGTCATGGGCACGGTGGCGTCTGTGCTCTGCTGCAGGCGATAGTCCAGCTCCTTGGCCAGCTGACTCTCTTTGTGCGCATAGCCATACACGACCTTGGCGCCAGGTTCGGAGATGTTGCGCAGGCTGTAGCAGCTCAGCACTTCAGGATCGCCAAAGGAGTTTTCATAATGACCCGCGGGAGAAACCAGCACACGGAAGAGCGTGGGGGAGGCCTGCTTCCGCTCCAGAAAGTCTGACCACGCCATCTCCCCTGCCCCCACAAAAGATTCCCAGTCCACGAGCGGTCCGGATGCGGTATGCTCAACCGTCGCCAAGCGCCGCCCGCCGCCTTCAAACACGACCACGTGCTCGCTGAATTTCGGTGAAATCTCAGTGGTCTCCACGATCGAATCAAAGGCGATGGGGCCGTCTGCGTTTTTCGAATAGTAGATGTTCATCAACGACGCCACCCGCAGTTTGTCCCGCACCATGGTAACGCGCTGTTTCCAAGTGGGGGCTTCAAGAAATTTGGTCAGCACATCCTGAGCCGCAGCCAGCTTGGCGAGGTTTTCATTGGAAACATTGGCCGCAGGCAGGGGAGAGGCGGTTTTGAGGTTGCTGCTGCCCGTGGGGCGGAAGACCAAGTTGCCTGAATTTACCGGCGGCAGCGTTTCGTCCGGCGCCAGCATGGGCATAGCAGGCTGCGCAGGCTTCTCTTTTTCTGCGGCGGGTGATGTGATGGCTTCACCTGTGCCCGGGGCTTTCTGAGGAGCCGCACCAGAGGGGAGCAGACTCCAGACGATGAGAACCAGCACAATGAAACCGACCACGCCAGCACCGATCATGAGACGCTTGCGGAACTGCCTGATCTCAGGGTCCATCCGCATGCGCTCGAAGGCATCTCCCGGCAGCGGCTGGGGCTCATAGGCGGGCTCGGAGCGTGGCTGGGGCGCAGCAGGGGCCGGGGGCTCGTTCTGCTGCATGAGAAGGGCGCGGCGCTTGGTCTTGGTGGTCTTTTCCGCCATCTGAAGCATCACTACCTGACCGCATTCGGGACAAGGACGCGAACGCGTCACTGAAGAGACCTGGATTTCGACGGTCTTTTCGCAGTGGGGACAGACAAGGGTGGTGGCCGGCATTCGATGCTAATCAGGAAAGAGGGGGAGGTGTACTGTGGTAGTTGAACGCCAAACCGCAACCAACGGTTGCTCAATTTCCGTGCCACGAAGCCATGGCCACGCCACCACTGGAGCGCAGCCTCTGCAGGCCCCAGCTCATCATGATACGAGCGTCTTCCCAGATGTATTTCGTCTTGGTGCCGAGCTGCACCAGAATCACCTCGCGCCCGC contains the following coding sequences:
- a CDS encoding DUF1501 domain-containing protein; protein product: MKMHPFCQGNHLDLRSGVSRRDFLYVGMVGGLGLTLPDMMRLQAASVMPEVETFKPIADSIIHIYLPGGMAQHESWDPKPFASPDYRGPFTPIKTSIPGEYVGEKFANIAKIMNKLTVIRSMTHGEAAHERGTHNMFTGYRPSPAIKFPSFGSIISHEQGSRNNLPPYVVVPNMVAPDQGTGYMSSAFGPFALGSDPADKGFTVRDLLTPKDVDEKRFDRRRNLLGAVDEHFKAVEKADSISAMDSFYQSAYGLISSAKAREAFDLTKESDKLRDEYGRNTAGQRFLLARRLVEAGVRMVSVNYGSWDHHSNIKSAFEGQAVNFDQAFARLITDLSDRGMLKRTLVMVSSEFGRTPKVNGTNGRDHWPRVFSVALAGGGVKEGYIHGASDPLGGEPDRDAVGPEDLAKTMYRLLGINGEKRIMADGVRPIDIVNGGRILTEVMA